A window of Xylophilus sp. GW821-FHT01B05 contains these coding sequences:
- a CDS encoding PFL_4669 family integrating conjugative element protein translates to MATTNEPLQLNLGPLRSAMSLTLHTHHASRIWHGRAAAEGRPGIVGLNGYIAQMNKMRRGSEQDDPYSDFWMLRIEDKLEQTKATLQSLREQVDQALASVPPALTLGENLNVQPVKLPLFVNAQLGFAAVYLLADYDDIARKLILAHHTALIDRSTLERWLNEGAHALRSLFSLAQQYRYSGCTRDDFAAKNAAARAALEKFGELPQDVLEGTRRSKFEPPIVRRGLQQRGEAPAAADAPTDEATTTEAPETAAGEDAQV, encoded by the coding sequence ATGGCAACGACCAACGAACCTCTGCAACTTAATCTCGGCCCCTTGCGCAGCGCGATGTCGCTGACGCTGCACACGCACCACGCCTCTCGCATCTGGCACGGCCGCGCTGCCGCCGAGGGGCGCCCGGGCATCGTCGGCTTGAACGGCTACATCGCCCAGATGAACAAGATGCGGCGCGGCTCGGAGCAGGACGACCCGTACAGCGACTTCTGGATGCTGCGCATCGAGGACAAGCTCGAACAGACGAAGGCCACGCTGCAATCGCTGCGCGAGCAGGTGGACCAGGCCCTGGCGAGCGTGCCGCCGGCACTCACCCTGGGCGAGAACCTCAACGTGCAGCCCGTCAAGCTGCCGCTGTTCGTCAATGCGCAGTTGGGCTTTGCTGCGGTGTATCTGCTGGCTGACTACGACGACATCGCCCGCAAGCTGATCCTCGCGCACCACACCGCGCTGATCGATCGCTCGACGCTCGAACGCTGGCTCAACGAGGGCGCGCATGCGCTGCGCAGCCTGTTCTCGTTGGCCCAGCAGTACCGCTATTCGGGCTGCACCCGCGACGACTTCGCGGCGAAAAACGCCGCAGCACGCGCGGCGCTGGAGAAGTTCGGGGAGCTGCCGCAGGACGTGCTGGAAGGCACGCGCCGCTCGAAGTTCGAGCCCCCCATCGTGCGCCGTGGCCTGCAACAGCGCGGTGAGGCTCCTGCCGCAGCCGATGCCCCCACCGACGAGGCCACCACCACCGAGGCACCCGAGACCGCTGCGGGCGAGGACGCGCAGGTATGA
- a CDS encoding DUF3158 family protein, with translation MSDPNCDTRYFRPLQQTAFMRLEHAASLKGLLKPFKGKGDLEAWASQCFATRDELIGLAQRQVLPQAVGHPFHLLPIELAQQTTGAGTAFLRWRKHDRSAMGVALWRELMASTSTPVNLLADLHAIELQRITQNMQISLLHTLGRQAQECASKAAEAEDAYLRRLKSTPPTLRDR, from the coding sequence ATGAGCGACCCGAACTGCGACACCCGCTACTTCCGTCCGCTGCAACAGACCGCCTTCATGCGGCTGGAACACGCCGCCTCTCTAAAAGGCCTTTTAAAGCCCTTTAAAGGTAAAGGGGACTTGGAGGCCTGGGCCAGCCAGTGCTTCGCCACGCGCGACGAGTTGATTGGCTTGGCGCAGCGACAGGTGCTGCCACAGGCCGTCGGGCATCCCTTCCACCTGCTCCCCATCGAGCTGGCCCAGCAGACCACTGGCGCAGGCACGGCGTTTCTTCGCTGGCGCAAGCACGACCGCTCGGCCATGGGCGTCGCCTTGTGGCGTGAACTGATGGCGAGCACCAGCACGCCGGTCAACCTGCTGGCCGACCTGCACGCGATCGAGCTTCAGCGCATCACGCAGAACATGCAGATCAGCCTGTTGCACACCTTGGGCAGGCAGGCCCAGGAGTGCGCCAGCAAGGCCGCCGAGGCGGAAGACGCCTACCTGCGCCGACTCAAGTCCACACCGCCCACCCTGCGCGATCGGTAA
- a CDS encoding single-stranded DNA-binding protein, with amino-acid sequence MSTHFSGEGNIGSPPEYREFPNGNDEPSRLLRLNVYFDNPIPKKDGSFEDRGGFWAPVEIWHRDAAHWKDLYQKGMRVLVIGRMERDPWTDNEDQPRETWQINARSVGILPFRIESVTLSPRQQETAQDAQPKPQPAQEPTALKEPKRRK; translated from the coding sequence ATGAGCACGCATTTTTCTGGCGAGGGCAACATCGGTTCGCCCCCTGAGTACCGGGAGTTCCCCAACGGCAACGATGAACCCAGCCGCCTTCTGCGCCTGAACGTCTATTTCGACAACCCCATCCCCAAGAAGGATGGCAGCTTCGAGGACCGCGGCGGCTTCTGGGCTCCGGTGGAAATCTGGCACCGCGACGCCGCGCACTGGAAGGACCTGTACCAGAAAGGCATGCGCGTGCTGGTCATCGGCCGCATGGAGCGTGACCCCTGGACGGACAACGAGGATCAGCCGCGCGAGACCTGGCAGATCAACGCGCGCAGCGTCGGCATCCTGCCGTTCCGCATCGAGTCCGTGACCCTCAGCCCCAGGCAACAGGAGACCGCGCAGGACGCGCAGCCGAAACCCCAGCCCGCCCAGGAACCGACCGCACTGAAGGAGCCGAAGCGCAGGAAGTGA
- a CDS encoding DNA topoisomerase III translates to MRLFLCEKPSQGKDIGRILGATQRGEGCLIGSGVTVTWCIGHLVEAAAPEVYDPALKRWSLEQLPIIPQQWRVEVKPKTATQFKVVKALLAKATHLVIATDADREGELIAREIIDLCGYRGPIERLWLSALNDASIRTALGKLRPSSDTLPMYYSALARSRADWLVGMNLSRLFTVLGRQAGYDGVLSVGRVQTPTLKLVVDRDREIAAFKSVPFWAIDVSLSAGGQAFGAQWVPPVGCTDDGGRCLQQPIAQQAAQQIRAAGNTQVVSVETERVREGPPLLFDLGTLQEVCSKQFGLDVQETLEIAQALYETHKATTYPRSDSGYLPESMFAEVPTVLDSLLKTDPSLRQIMDQLDRSQRSRAWNDGKVTAHHGIIPTLEPANLAAMSERELAVYRLIRAHYLAQFLPHHEFDRTVAELSCGQQKLVATGKQVVVNGWRLVLAEPQSDEDGEATARSQVLPALREGMACQVAEAEVKALKTMPPKPYTQGELVKSMKGVARFVTDPRLKQKLKETTGIGTEATRANIITGLLTRGYLVKKGRSIRASDAAFTLIDAVPAAIADPGTTAVWEQALDMIEAGQLTLQVFIGKQAAWISQLIAQYGSTSLSIKVPQGPACPQCGAPTRQRTGKTGPFWSCSRYPDCKGTLPVETGASKRGASRPRSSGRKGS, encoded by the coding sequence ATGCGGCTGTTCTTGTGCGAGAAGCCCTCCCAGGGCAAAGACATTGGCCGGATTCTCGGCGCCACGCAGCGCGGTGAAGGCTGCCTCATCGGCTCCGGCGTCACCGTCACCTGGTGCATCGGCCACCTCGTCGAAGCGGCAGCGCCCGAGGTCTATGACCCGGCGCTCAAGCGCTGGTCGCTGGAGCAGTTGCCCATCATTCCCCAGCAGTGGCGGGTCGAGGTCAAACCCAAGACCGCCACGCAATTCAAGGTCGTCAAGGCGCTTCTGGCGAAGGCGACCCATCTGGTCATCGCCACCGATGCCGACCGCGAGGGCGAGCTGATCGCCCGCGAAATCATCGACCTGTGCGGCTACCGCGGCCCCATCGAGCGGCTATGGCTGTCGGCGCTCAACGATGCGTCGATCCGCACCGCGCTCGGCAAGCTGCGGCCGTCGTCCGACACGCTGCCGATGTACTACTCGGCACTGGCGCGCTCGCGCGCCGACTGGCTCGTGGGCATGAACCTCAGCCGGCTGTTCACGGTGCTGGGCCGACAGGCCGGCTACGACGGCGTGCTGTCGGTCGGGCGCGTCCAGACGCCGACGCTCAAGCTCGTCGTGGATCGCGACCGCGAGATCGCGGCTTTCAAGTCGGTGCCGTTCTGGGCCATCGACGTGTCCCTGTCCGCAGGCGGTCAGGCTTTCGGCGCGCAGTGGGTTCCGCCCGTTGGCTGCACCGACGACGGCGGGCGCTGCTTGCAGCAGCCCATCGCCCAGCAGGCCGCGCAGCAGATCCGCGCTGCGGGCAACACCCAGGTGGTATCGGTCGAGACCGAGCGCGTGCGCGAAGGCCCGCCGCTGCTGTTCGACCTGGGGACGCTCCAGGAAGTCTGTTCCAAGCAGTTCGGGCTGGACGTTCAAGAGACCCTTGAAATCGCCCAGGCCCTGTACGAGACCCACAAGGCCACGACGTACCCGCGTTCCGATTCGGGCTATCTGCCCGAAAGCATGTTCGCCGAGGTGCCCACGGTCCTGGACAGTCTGCTCAAGACAGATCCGTCACTGCGCCAGATCATGGACCAGCTCGATCGCTCGCAGCGCTCGCGTGCCTGGAACGACGGCAAGGTCACGGCGCACCACGGCATCATCCCGACGCTCGAACCCGCGAACCTCGCTGCGATGAGCGAGCGGGAACTGGCCGTGTACCGCCTCATCCGGGCGCATTACCTGGCGCAATTCCTCCCTCACCACGAGTTCGACCGCACCGTCGCCGAGCTTTCCTGCGGCCAGCAGAAGCTGGTGGCCACCGGAAAGCAGGTGGTCGTCAATGGCTGGCGTCTGGTGCTGGCCGAGCCCCAATCGGACGAGGACGGTGAAGCCACGGCGCGCAGCCAGGTGCTGCCCGCCCTGCGCGAGGGCATGGCGTGCCAAGTAGCCGAGGCAGAGGTCAAGGCGCTCAAGACGATGCCACCCAAGCCCTATACGCAGGGCGAACTGGTCAAGTCGATGAAAGGCGTGGCGCGCTTCGTGACCGACCCGCGCCTGAAACAGAAGTTGAAGGAAACGACGGGCATCGGCACCGAAGCCACGCGCGCCAACATCATCACCGGCCTGCTGACGCGGGGCTATCTCGTGAAGAAAGGACGCTCCATTCGCGCATCGGATGCGGCATTCACGTTGATCGACGCCGTGCCTGCGGCGATTGCCGACCCCGGAACCACCGCCGTGTGGGAGCAGGCGCTCGACATGATCGAGGCCGGACAGCTCACCCTTCAAGTCTTCATCGGCAAGCAGGCCGCCTGGATTTCGCAACTGATCGCGCAGTACGGCAGCACCTCGCTGTCCATCAAGGTTCCCCAGGGACCCGCTTGCCCGCAGTGCGGCGCACCGACGCGCCAGCGCACCGGCAAGACCGGCCCCTTCTGGTCATGCAGTCGCTATCCCGACTGCAAAGGCACGCTGCCGGTCGAAACCGGCGCGTCCAAGCGCGGTGCCTCGCGCCCGCGCAGTAGCGGCCGCAAAGGCTCTTGA
- a CDS encoding DNA cytosine methyltransferase translates to MNPQPRTPRGAPQPAPLLYGSVCSGIEAVSLAWQPLGLEAAWFAEIEPFPSAVLAHRYPRVPNLGDMTAIARQVRAGTVPAPDILVGGTPCQSFSVAGARRGLDDPRGALTLAYVELANAIDQTRHQDRRPAATLVWENVPGVLNDRSNAFGHFLGALAGEGRALQPPGEKWAHAGCVFGPRRRIAWRVLDAQYFGVAQRRKRVFLVASGGDDLDPAEVLFERDGLRGDSSPGFAPWQDASRAAGHGAAAAGGFAGLKQPYGKVTMTFGFGGGNTAGPIDVAACLTAAPGPKNDFEVETFLAQSVAGHITHTLSTANGGKGSSEDGTGKGAPIIAFTAQGCGADAVMDRTPTLRAGGHRNSHANAGVVPAVAFAQNSRGELRLESGHGQLAGTLSTGGGKPGQGRPMVFSVALRGRAEGLAFELGGNVAAALRTSGGGADKAHVLAPDFEAHFRYDWNDPGPGDWSHWRVRRLMPVECERLQGMPNDYTLIPYRGKPAADAPRYKAIGNSMAVPCMAWLGQRLVQCLHKTGSTASD, encoded by the coding sequence ATGAACCCGCAACCTCGCACCCCACGCGGTGCGCCCCAGCCCGCGCCACTGCTGTACGGCAGCGTGTGCAGCGGCATCGAGGCCGTGAGCCTCGCCTGGCAACCCCTCGGCCTCGAAGCCGCATGGTTTGCCGAGATCGAGCCGTTCCCGAGCGCCGTGCTCGCGCACCGTTACCCCCGCGTGCCCAATTTGGGCGACATGACCGCGATCGCCCGCCAGGTGCGTGCCGGCACCGTGCCGGCGCCCGACATCCTGGTCGGCGGCACGCCGTGCCAGTCGTTCAGTGTTGCCGGTGCGCGGCGCGGGCTGGATGACCCGCGCGGTGCCTTGACCCTTGCCTATGTGGAGCTTGCCAATGCCATCGACCAAACTCGCCACCAAGACCGCCGCCCGGCGGCAACGCTCGTCTGGGAAAACGTCCCGGGCGTCCTCAACGACCGCAGCAATGCCTTCGGGCATTTCCTGGGCGCACTGGCCGGAGAAGGCCGTGCGCTCCAGCCGCCAGGGGAAAAATGGGCGCACGCTGGTTGTGTGTTTGGACCCCGCCGCCGCATCGCCTGGCGCGTGCTCGACGCTCAATATTTCGGTGTCGCCCAACGCCGCAAGCGCGTGTTTCTTGTGGCAAGTGGTGGAGATGACCTCGATCCCGCCGAGGTACTTTTTGAGCGCGACGGCCTGCGCGGGGATTCTTCGCCGGGCTTCGCGCCGTGGCAAGACGCTTCCCGCGCTGCTGGACATGGCGCTGCGGCAGCAGGCGGCTTCGCAGGACTGAAGCAGCCCTATGGCAAGGTCACCATGACGTTCGGGTTCGGTGGTGGTAATACCGCGGGGCCCATCGACGTGGCCGCCTGCCTGACCGCCGCGCCCGGCCCGAAGAACGACTTCGAGGTCGAAACCTTCCTCGCGCAGTCCGTCGCGGGCCACATCACCCACACGCTCAGCACCGCCAATGGCGGCAAGGGCAGCAGCGAAGACGGCACCGGCAAGGGTGCTCCGATCATCGCCTTCACCGCCCAGGGCTGCGGCGCTGATGCGGTGATGGACCGGACGCCGACACTGCGCGCAGGCGGGCATCGCAATAGCCACGCGAACGCAGGCGTGGTGCCGGCCGTCGCCTTCGCGCAGAACTCCCGTGGCGAACTGCGGCTCGAATCCGGTCACGGCCAGCTTGCCGGGACGCTTTCCACCGGCGGCGGCAAGCCGGGCCAGGGCCGGCCGATGGTGTTCAGCGTCGCGCTGCGTGGTCGCGCCGAAGGCCTGGCCTTCGAGCTGGGCGGCAACGTAGCGGCCGCGCTACGCACCAGCGGCGGCGGCGCGGACAAGGCCCATGTGCTGGCCCCCGACTTCGAGGCGCATTTCCGCTACGACTGGAACGACCCCGGCCCCGGCGACTGGTCGCATTGGCGCGTGCGGCGGCTGATGCCCGTGGAGTGCGAGCGGCTGCAAGGCATGCCCAACGACTACACGCTGATCCCGTACCGCGGCAAGCCCGCCGCAGACGCGCCGCGCTACAAGGCGATCGGCAACTCCATGGCCGTCCCGTGCATGGCATGGCTGGGCCAGCGGCTGGTGCAGTGCCTGCACAAGACGGGCTCGACCGCTTCGGATTGA